From one Aspergillus fumigatus Af293 chromosome 8, whole genome shotgun sequence genomic stretch:
- a CDS encoding putative extracellular exo-polygalacturonase, which produces MHKMLYPRNLALFSLLSLSSAAPSQVERSPDAVLKPRAVCTPTAGGSPSIDDVPAIRKAIASCGNGGTIVFPAGSTYYLNSVLDLAGCSNCDIQVEGVLKFSGSTEYWGGKTAMLNIDMINGLRLRSLTGSGVIDGNGQNAYDRFASDKNYKRPTLLYITGGSNIEVSGLRQKNPPNVFNSVKGDTQHVTFKNLRMDATSNSQNPPKNTDGFDIGASTHVTISSVSVTNDDDCVAFKPGSNYVTVEDVTCTGSHGISVGSLGKSGPDVVQNILAHRITMIESTKAAGIKTYPSGNGHGLSTVKNVTFSDFNVRGCDYAFQIESCYGESESYCESNPGNAILQGIVVKGFSGTTSGKYDPVVANLNCGARGTCDVSMSAFSVKAPSGKATVLCDNTPSSLGVSCTSGASG; this is translated from the exons ATGCACAAGATGCTGTATCCTCGCAATCTcgctcttttctctcttttaAGCCTCAGCAGTGCTGCTCCCTCGCAGGTTGAGCGCTCTCCCGATGCAGTGCTCAAGCCTCGCGCCGTCTGCACGCCCACGGCTGGTGGAAGTCCTTCGATCGACGATGTACCAGCCATCAGGAAGGCCATTGCCTCGTGCGGCAATGGAGGCACGATAGTGTTCCCCGCTGGGTCGACCTACTATCTGAACAGTGTGCTGGATCTTGCTGGGTGTTCGAACTGCGATATTCAAGTCGAAGGGGTTCTCAAGTTCAGTGGCTCTACCGAGTACTGGGGTGGCAAGACCGCTATGCTCAATATCGATATGATCAATGGCTTGAGGCTCCGATCGTTGACGGGGTCTGGTGTCATCGATGGCAATGGACAGAATGC ATACGATCGTTTTGCCTCCGATAAGAACTATAAACGTCCCACGCTGCTTTACATCACTGGCGGTAGCAACATCGAAGTCTCCGGCCTCCGCCAGAAAAACCCCCCCAACGTGTTCAACTCGGTCAAAGGCGACACGCAGCACGTTACCTTCAAGAACCTCCGCATGGACGCAACCTCCAACTCCCAAAATCCTCCGAAGAATACTGACGGATTCGACATCGGCGCCAGCACGCATGTCACCATCTCGTCCGTCAGTGTGACAAACGATGACGACTGTGTGGCTTTCAAACCCGGCTCCAACTACGTGACAGTCGAGGACGTCACCTGCACCGGGTCGCATGGTATCTCCGTCGGCTCGCTGGGCAAAAGCGGCCCCGATGTGGTGCAAAATATTCTCGCGCATCGCATCACCATGATCGAGTCGACCAAGGCCGCCGGGATCAAGACCTATCCTAGCGGGAACGGCCATGGCTTGTCGACAGTGAAGAACGTGACTTTCTCCGACTTCAACGTGCGCGGGTGCGACTACGCCTTCCAGATCGAGAGCTGCTACGGGGAAAGTGAATCCTACTGCGAGAGCAACCCGGGCAATGCCATTCTGCAGGGTATCGTCGTCAAGGGGTTCTCGGGAACCACGAGTGGCAAGTATGACCCGGTCGTTGCAAACCTGAATTGTGGCGCCCGTGGCACTTGCGACGTGAGTATGAGTGCTTTTAGTGTCAAGGCGCCATCTGGAAAGGCAACCGTTCTGTGTGATAACACGCCTTCAAGCCTGGGTGTGTCCTGCACCTCGGGTGCTTCGGGTTAA
- the pmeA gene encoding putative pectin methylesterase, with amino-acid sequence MYLPSLVLGLLGFGLTASTSPIEERSNRSKAPAGCLTVGSSGTYATIGAALSALGSSTSDACIFIGAGTYQEQITIDYKGKLTMYGETTDTSSYKQNLVTITHSISSPEAGSLDKSATVNVRSDGFKMYNINVINGYGKGAQAVTLVANADKLGFYGCSFVGYQDTLYAKAGRQYYSNCYIEGAVDYIFGDASAWFGECDLVSVGPGYITAMSRTTADETTWYAIDHCNIYGKPGVDLTSAVYLGRPWRVLARVIFQNSQLSNIINPKGWSPMATGATPLYYEYNNKGAGADTSKREYESPISGAVSIATVLGGGWNSWVDTTY; translated from the exons ATGTATCTTCCCTCTCTCgtcctcggccttcttggctttggcCTCACGGCTTCTACAAGCCCCATCGAAGAACGGTCGAATCGCAGTAAAGCCCCAGCCGGATGCCTTACAGTCGGCTCATCGGGTACGTACGCGACCATTGGCGCTGCGTTGAGCGCTCTCGGCAGCTCCACGTCCGACGCCTGCATCTTCATTGGTGCTGGAACGTACCAGGAGCAGATCACCATCGACTACAAGGGCAAACTCACCATGTACGGCGAGACGACCGACACGAGTTCATACAAGCAGAACCTGGTCACTATCACCCATAGCATTTCCTCTCCTGAGGCGGGATCGCTTGACAAGAGCGCCACGGTCAATGTCCGGTCGGACGGGTTCAAGATGTATAACATCAATGTTATCAACGGTTACGGCAAGGGCGCACAGGCTGTTAC GCTCGTCGCCAATGCCGACAAACTTGGCTTCTACGGATGCAGTTTTGTCGGCTACCAAGACACTCTCTACGCCAAGGCCGGTCGTCAATACTACTCTAACTGCTACATCGAGG GAGCCGTTGACTACATCTTCGGTGACGCCTCGGCCTGGTTCGGCGAATGCGACCTCGTGTCCGTCGGCCCCGGCTACATTACCGCCATGTCGCGCACGACGGCGGACGAGACCACCTGGTACGCGATCGACCACTGCAACATCTACGGGAAGCCCGGCGTCGATCTTACCAGCGCGGTGTACCTTGGTCGGCCTTGGCGTGTGCTTGCCCGTGTCATCTTCCAAAATTCCCAGTTGTCGAACATCATCAACCCCAAGGGCTGGAGCCCCATGGCAACGGGGGCCACACCGCTCTACTATGAGTACAATAACAAGGGTGCTGGAGCGGATACCTCGAAGAGAGAGTACGAGTCTCCCATCTCTGGTGCTGTTAGCATCGCCACGGTTCTTGGCGGCGGTTGGAACAGCTGGGTTGATACCACGTATTAA